TTCCGGTGAGCAATACCGGCGGACATATTGCCCATTTGGGTGGTGCTTTCTTCGGGTTTTTATATATAAAATTGCTGAAAAACGGAACCGACCTGACAAAAGGAGTTTCTGCTTTTCTGGATACGGTAGCAGGTTTATTCAGCCCTAAAAAAACAACACCGTTTAAAACAGTACACCGAAATACCCGTCAGCAGACAAAATCGACCGGCAATTCCGGAATATCCAATAAAGATGTTACCCAGAAGCAAATTGACGATATCCTGGATAAAATCAGTAAATCCGGGTATGACAGCCTTACAAAGGACGAGAAAGAATTCTTGTTTAAAGTTGGCAAATAAATAATTTCAGGCACACGCCTTATCCGCAAATTTAGTCTTTGGACGAAACAGTATGAAGAACTTATCATGGTTTAATAAAGTGGCTTTCTTTTTCAATATAGTGTTGACTGTATTGAGCTTTATTGCCTATGTACTGCCGTTCCTGGCGCCCAAGCTGTTCCCGTTCCTTTCGGTACTGACGCTGGTGCTGCCGCTGATGCTGATTCTGAATTTACTGTTCCTGTTTTACTGGCTGATCCAGCTGAAAAAACAGGTGCTGCTTTCGGTTTTTGTATTCCTTATCGGGATTACATTCTTTAATAAGTTTTATAAATTCTCGGCTAAAGATTTAATTGCAGAAGATGATGATTTTGTTGTGATGAGCTATAATGTGCGTTTGTTCAACGTGTTTGAATGGATCAAGCAGGACAATGTGATCGACAAGATCCAGGCTTTTGTACTGTCGCAAAATCCGGATATTCTATGCCTGCAGGAATATTCGAATACGCAGCCGGTGCAGTTTGACGGCTATAAGCACCAGTTTATTTATATGCAGGGCGATAAGGTAAAAACCGGTCAGGCTATTTTTTCAAAGTTCCCTATTGTAAATGGCGGTAATATTAAGTTTCCGAATTCGAATAACAATGTGATTTTCGCCGATATTAAAAAAGGAAGGGACACCCTTCGCGTGTACAGCATGCATTTGCAGTCTATCAAGATAAGCCCCGATATACACGAGAAAATCGATGAGGTGAAGTCTAAAAAGATATTCAGACGTATCAGTGAGGCTTTTGCCGTACAGCAATTACAGTCGGAGCTGATCAAGCAGCACAAAGCCGAATGTCATTACCCGCTGATCATCTGCGGCGATCTGAACAACAGTGCCTTTTCCTATGTGTACCGAAACATTAAAGGGAACATGAAAGACGCGTTTGAAGAAGCCGGTAAAGGTTTCGGGAAAACGTATGACTACGACTATTATCCGGCACGGATCGATTATGTGTTTGTGGACAAACGCATTGAAGTGAAAAATTTTGTGAACCACGATAATTTTATCAATTCCGACCATTTTCCTATTACCACCCGCCTGACTTTACGGGATGAGGCACCAACGACCAATACTAAAGAAACAACGGAAAAGAAAAAGTAGTTTTATAAAGACTGGTTTTTCAGGTATTCCATGGCATAACGCCCTTCGTTAAAAAGTACGTCCAGGATGCTCAGGTTGTTAATAAACCTGTGTTTTTCTTCAAATACCTGTGTGTACGGTTCAAAAACGGAAGTGTCTTTTTTACCGTTTACTAAAGAACGGAAATCGACTTTATCTGCCGGTTCGGCGAAATATTCAGTTGTTTTGGAGTAGGAGAAATCCATGCCCAGACAATCGGTAACGATTTCCATGACCTCAAAATTCAGGTCCATCATAAAAGTATGCTCTTTTTCAAATACCGGACGGATGTCGTCTTCAAAATACTCAAAGAAAGGCGATGTTCTGTAGGCTGCTTCCAGTGATTTCCAGTGCTGTTTCTGCCAGTTAAAGGCATTTTCAATCTTTACATCCTTAAATTTCTGGTGTAACACCGGACTGTGCTTTACCGGAATATTCAGCATCTGCATCCCGTTAGGGCTGTAAATATACATTCTGTTGCGATTGGTTTGCTTCTGGAAGTTGTCTTCCGTTTCAAACGTAATCGTATCTGTTTGTACCATCGCTGTAAAATGACTGATGGAAGGAAAGTAGGTAGGATGTATAAGGATGTTCATTTTGATGTGTGGTTTTTGATGTACGATATATGAGGTTTGATTTATGAAGAATGAGAAGTAAAAATAATTGCTGTGGTTTATGACAACTTTTAATTTTACTTCTCATCCTGTTTATGACGCCTGCATACTACATCGTAAAGCAGACAGCTTATGTCATAAATTAATTACGAGTTTCTTTTCGCTTTTCTTTTCTTGTAGAAGTCATATCCTAACCATGCTGCCAAAACAACTACGAAGTAGATAAAATACGATACTGGTTTCCCGCTTCCGCCAACTGTTGTGAATAGTCTTTCCCAACGTATTTTGTCGATGGCTTTAGCCCAGGGAATATTCTGATCCAGACTCATCCAGATGAATACCGGTTTTCCCACTACGTTTTCGAAAGGTACATAACCCCAGTAACGGCTGTCCTGTGAGTTGTGACGGTTGTCACCCATCATCCAGTAATAGTTTTGTTTAAAAGTATAAGAGGTCGCTACTTTACCGTTAATACGGATTTCGTCGCCATTCACTTTTAAATCGTTGTTTTCATATTCGGTAATGATCTGCTTGTAGAAAGGAAGGGTTTCTTTGTTTAAAACAACAGTTTTGCCTTCTTCCGGAATGTAAATAGGACCAAAGTTATCCTGTGACCAGCTTTGTGTACCCGGGAATATGCCTTGTTCGCGTTCTTTGGAAATATTTTTTGTGATCGATTTTACAATCGGATTGTTTTTGATGCGTTCTGCTGCTTCATCCGTTAAACACTGAAAGTAGAACAGGTTTTTATCCTGAACATAGTGAACTTCGCTCGGATTTAATTTCAGGTCATTAATCAGGTAGTTGTAGTCAAAAGCATTACCGTCTGTGATAACCTGGTAAGAGAACTGTATTTTTTGTCGGTCGTGTAATTCAAGCGGTTTCCCGTTAATCATCACTACCCCGTCTTTAATGGAAAGACTATCGCCCGGAATACCAACGCAGCGTTTTACATAGTTGGTTTTTTTGTCAACAGGCTTATAGGTATATTGTCCGGAATTGTCGCCAAACATGGTTCTAACGGTGTCTACCGGCCAGTTGAAAACAACGATGTCGTTACGTTCGATTTTTTGGATTCCCGGTAAGCGGAACGACGGGAATTGCGGCCAGCTCAGGTAGGATTTGGTATTGATAAGCGGAATGGTATCGTGAACCATCGGCATTGCCACGGCTGTTTTTGGCGTTCTGGCGCCATAGTGAAATTTGCTTACAAAAAGGAAGTCACCAATCAATAAGGATTTTTCCAATGAAGAAGAAGGAATGGTGTACGGCTGCATCACATAGGTGTGTACTAATGTTGCCACTACTACGGCAAACAACAGCGAACTTAAGGTGTTGTCCTTTTTAACTTCATTCTTATTCGGGATATAAGTTACATTCTGGGTATAGTTGATATAATAGATATACAAACCTAAAGTCACCACACCTAAGATGGTGTCAACCGGCGTATTCTTACCAAAGCTTCTCAGGGTTTCCACCCAGATAACCGGGAACATGATCAGGTTCACGATAGGGATGAACAGTAGGATGGTCCACCATTT
This region of Flavobacterium inviolabile genomic DNA includes:
- the lepB gene encoding signal peptidase I — encoded protein: MTLIQWFIFFLVIQLVHYIGTWKLYEKAGRKSWEAAIPVYNAIVLMKIIDRPKWWTILLFIPIVNLIMFPVIWVETLRSFGKNTPVDTILGVVTLGLYIYYINYTQNVTYIPNKNEVKKDNTLSSLLFAVVVATLVHTYVMQPYTIPSSSLEKSLLIGDFLFVSKFHYGARTPKTAVAMPMVHDTIPLINTKSYLSWPQFPSFRLPGIQKIERNDIVVFNWPVDTVRTMFGDNSGQYTYKPVDKKTNYVKRCVGIPGDSLSIKDGVVMINGKPLELHDRQKIQFSYQVITDGNAFDYNYLINDLKLNPSEVHYVQDKNLFYFQCLTDEAAERIKNNPIVKSITKNISKEREQGIFPGTQSWSQDNFGPIYIPEEGKTVVLNKETLPFYKQIITEYENNDLKVNGDEIRINGKVATSYTFKQNYYWMMGDNRHNSQDSRYWGYVPFENVVGKPVFIWMSLDQNIPWAKAIDKIRWERLFTTVGGSGKPVSYFIYFVVVLAAWLGYDFYKKRKAKRNS
- a CDS encoding WbqC family protein, which produces MNILIHPTYFPSISHFTAMVQTDTITFETEDNFQKQTNRNRMYIYSPNGMQMLNIPVKHSPVLHQKFKDVKIENAFNWQKQHWKSLEAAYRTSPFFEYFEDDIRPVFEKEHTFMMDLNFEVMEIVTDCLGMDFSYSKTTEYFAEPADKVDFRSLVNGKKDTSVFEPYTQVFEEKHRFINNLSILDVLFNEGRYAMEYLKNQSL
- a CDS encoding endonuclease/exonuclease/phosphatase family protein: MKNLSWFNKVAFFFNIVLTVLSFIAYVLPFLAPKLFPFLSVLTLVLPLMLILNLLFLFYWLIQLKKQVLLSVFVFLIGITFFNKFYKFSAKDLIAEDDDFVVMSYNVRLFNVFEWIKQDNVIDKIQAFVLSQNPDILCLQEYSNTQPVQFDGYKHQFIYMQGDKVKTGQAIFSKFPIVNGGNIKFPNSNNNVIFADIKKGRDTLRVYSMHLQSIKISPDIHEKIDEVKSKKIFRRISEAFAVQQLQSELIKQHKAECHYPLIICGDLNNSAFSYVYRNIKGNMKDAFEEAGKGFGKTYDYDYYPARIDYVFVDKRIEVKNFVNHDNFINSDHFPITTRLTLRDEAPTTNTKETTEKKK